A genomic segment from Deinococcus sp. YIM 77859 encodes:
- a CDS encoding MraY family glycosyltransferase, translating to MESLNALAAQFGIADLFGRGFLSVLLTFLTAWVFTWRFIPRVREFAIKVGWADLPNERRLNKEPLPNAGGLAIFAGFLVSVVVAWTLRPIVIEQVNIQVLAILLGAAVLVLVGFIDDQFGLSPLFRLIVQTLAAVLLVVNGLKIDFNAIPFLPVLPDTVNGPLSVLLTILWVVGLTNAVNLMDGVDGVVGGVGFVASMVLLVTAAQFADRAAAVVLLAGLAGAALGYLRHNFNPSRIIMGDAGAYLFGYTLAAVSLLGTLKVSAGASLLVPLIVMALPILDTTQVVIGRLARGVRNPLGHPDKTHIHHRVLARTASARRTAIILWGVTLGCGVIGMLAQGVPLLAIAATVLTVLLCLWFVAYRRIRALDREAAAAS from the coding sequence ATGGAGTCCCTGAACGCCCTTGCGGCGCAATTCGGTATCGCAGACCTCTTCGGCCGCGGCTTTCTCAGCGTGCTGCTGACGTTCCTGACCGCCTGGGTGTTTACCTGGCGCTTTATTCCCCGGGTCCGCGAGTTCGCCATCAAGGTGGGATGGGCCGACCTTCCCAACGAGCGGCGGCTGAACAAGGAGCCGCTGCCCAACGCGGGCGGCCTGGCGATCTTTGCGGGGTTCCTGGTGAGCGTCGTGGTGGCCTGGACGCTGCGACCCATCGTGATCGAGCAGGTGAATATCCAGGTGCTGGCGATCCTACTGGGTGCAGCCGTGCTTGTGCTGGTGGGCTTTATTGATGACCAGTTTGGCCTCTCGCCCCTCTTTCGGCTGATCGTGCAGACGCTTGCGGCCGTCCTCCTGGTGGTGAACGGGTTGAAGATCGACTTCAACGCGATTCCCTTCCTGCCGGTCCTGCCCGACACGGTGAATGGCCCGCTCAGCGTTCTGCTCACCATCCTGTGGGTGGTCGGGCTGACGAATGCCGTGAACCTGATGGACGGGGTGGATGGGGTGGTGGGCGGCGTGGGCTTTGTGGCGAGCATGGTGCTTCTCGTCACGGCCGCGCAGTTCGCCGACCGGGCCGCCGCCGTGGTGCTTCTCGCTGGCCTGGCGGGGGCAGCCCTGGGCTACCTGCGTCACAACTTCAACCCCAGCCGCATCATCATGGGGGACGCGGGCGCGTACCTCTTCGGCTACACCCTGGCCGCTGTGAGCCTGCTGGGCACCCTCAAGGTGAGTGCGGGGGCCAGCCTGCTCGTTCCCCTGATCGTGATGGCTCTGCCTATTCTGGATACCACCCAGGTGGTGATTGGACGGCTGGCCCGCGGCGTTCGCAACCCGCTGGGCCACCCCGACAAGACCCACATTCATCACCGGGTGCTGGCGCGAACTGCCTCGGCCCGCCGCACCGCCATCATCCTGTGGGGAGTGACCCTGGGCTGCGGCGTGATCGGCATGCTGGCGCAGGGCGTGCCCTTGCTGGCGATCGCCGCGACGGTGCTGACCGTGCTGCTGTGCCTATGGTTCGTCGCCTATCGCCGGATTCGGGCGCTGGACCGCGAGGCGGCGGCTGCGTCCTAG
- a CDS encoding tetratricopeptide repeat protein, with protein MRLSPLRFALVPLALAVAAPASAQSLQAAQSLYDQGKWQEAANAAAALNTSAGFALAAEATTAGASVSPDAQKKALFAKAQEYARQAIAKDANNADAYFELARAQGRLAQFVGILQSLNLAGDMKKNLEQALRLKPNMASAYVALGLWHANLVSKGGAATLLTGAKKNQIVPNFEKAIALEPNVAIHRIEYANALLLQGNKAGAIAQLQKAVSLPADTYWEKRDLEAAKAKLASLQ; from the coding sequence ATGCGTCTATCTCCCTTGCGTTTCGCCCTCGTGCCCCTCGCCTTGGCTGTGGCGGCGCCCGCCAGCGCCCAAAGTCTCCAGGCCGCGCAGAGCCTGTATGACCAGGGCAAGTGGCAGGAGGCGGCCAATGCCGCTGCGGCCCTCAACACCAGCGCCGGGTTTGCGCTTGCCGCCGAGGCCACCACGGCGGGTGCCAGCGTCAGCCCCGACGCGCAGAAAAAAGCCCTCTTTGCCAAGGCGCAGGAGTACGCCCGGCAGGCCATCGCCAAGGACGCGAACAACGCCGACGCCTACTTCGAGTTGGCCCGAGCACAAGGCCGCTTGGCGCAGTTCGTTGGCATTCTCCAAAGCCTGAACCTGGCCGGAGATATGAAAAAGAACCTGGAACAGGCGCTGAGGCTCAAACCCAATATGGCCAGCGCGTATGTGGCCCTGGGCTTGTGGCACGCCAACCTGGTCAGCAAGGGCGGAGCCGCCACCCTGCTCACGGGCGCCAAAAAGAACCAGATTGTTCCCAACTTTGAAAAGGCCATCGCGCTGGAACCCAACGTCGCCATCCACCGCATCGAGTACGCCAACGCCCTGCTGCTCCAGGGCAACAAGGCGGGGGCCATCGCGCAGCTTCAAAAAGCCGTGAGCCTACCCGCCGACACCTACTGGGAAAAACGTGACCTAGAGGCCGCGAAGGCGAAGCTCGCGAGCTTGCAGTAA
- a CDS encoding NPCBM/NEW2 domain-containing protein: MKKPVARRLLAASLSLLLAACGQSPVDAPAGPNPYAAGASFPWSYTPAPDQLTPLSLTPGENTLYYEPILAATNGWGPVEIDRSNGEHRAGDGRTLTLNGKTYRRGFGVHASSELRFGLKGTGAVCTRFTVEVGVDDEVGRRGSVVFQVYLDGEKAYDSGVMTGASATQRVELGIAGKQELRLVVTDAGDGINYDHADWANPKVFCQKDAPPSPGSLDATFAVGGRAAVGGVDAALEAGTNVLLADTAGGDFALRRLLPNGDLREVRADLGGQDAAFAIARQPDGRIVVAGQSGDAVALVRYNPDLTLDDSFGTAGKVVTALGGSAAAYAVAVQPDGGLVVAGRINRVVPPDPEPHADGVVLRYNANGQLDPTFGTGGRVFLSFDVPTAPTEDEARAVTVQPDGKIVVAGKSDAPGGATGWLLARLNPNGSLDTTFAQNGAERGGYYGLFNDVVLEPDGDIVAVGYEGRFVASGVVRRYRSDGSLQAAATVRFSEGSPASQNTLSDVWLQPDGKLLVGGMGRADSSSSATQYGLARLKPDLSLDPSFGTGGQVLTGLPVTFLPEGLPATPLGALLQQPDGKIIVVSGQTARYWP, from the coding sequence ATGAAGAAGCCTGTCGCCCGGCGGCTGCTGGCCGCAAGCCTGAGTCTCCTCCTCGCCGCCTGCGGACAATCGCCGGTTGACGCACCGGCCGGGCCGAATCCGTATGCGGCTGGGGCCAGCTTTCCCTGGTCCTACACGCCCGCACCCGACCAACTCACGCCCCTCAGCCTGACACCCGGCGAAAACACCCTCTACTACGAACCCATTCTGGCGGCCACAAACGGTTGGGGGCCGGTGGAGATCGACCGCAGCAACGGCGAACACCGCGCTGGCGACGGCCGAACACTCACCCTCAACGGCAAAACCTACCGCCGGGGATTCGGTGTGCACGCGAGCAGCGAACTGCGCTTTGGCCTGAAGGGGACGGGCGCCGTGTGTACCCGCTTTACCGTGGAGGTCGGCGTTGACGATGAGGTGGGACGCCGGGGAAGCGTGGTGTTCCAGGTCTATCTGGACGGAGAAAAGGCGTACGACAGTGGCGTGATGACCGGCGCGAGCGCGACCCAGCGGGTAGAATTGGGTATAGCGGGCAAGCAGGAACTGCGGCTGGTGGTGACGGACGCCGGCGACGGCATCAACTACGATCACGCCGACTGGGCCAACCCGAAGGTGTTTTGCCAAAAGGACGCCCCGCCCTCTCCGGGCAGTCTGGACGCGACCTTTGCGGTGGGTGGACGCGCGGCCGTGGGAGGTGTGGACGCCGCGCTTGAGGCGGGCACCAATGTGCTCCTGGCCGACACCGCCGGGGGTGACTTCGCGCTGCGGCGCCTCCTCCCCAACGGCGATCTGCGCGAAGTTCGTGCGGATCTGGGGGGCCAAGACGCGGCATTTGCAATTGCCCGGCAGCCCGACGGCCGGATTGTGGTGGCTGGGCAGAGCGGTGATGCTGTGGCCCTGGTGCGCTACAACCCTGACTTGACCCTGGACGACTCTTTTGGCACGGCTGGGAAAGTCGTGACCGCGCTGGGAGGCAGCGCAGCGGCCTACGCTGTGGCCGTGCAGCCTGACGGCGGGCTTGTGGTGGCGGGCAGGATCAACCGGGTCGTGCCGCCCGATCCCGAGCCGCACGCCGACGGAGTGGTGCTGCGGTACAACGCGAACGGCCAGCTTGATCCGACGTTCGGTACGGGCGGGCGCGTCTTTCTGAGCTTCGATGTCCCCACTGCTCCCACCGAGGACGAGGCGCGGGCGGTCACGGTCCAGCCCGACGGCAAGATCGTGGTCGCAGGGAAGTCCGATGCTCCGGGAGGCGCAACCGGCTGGCTGTTGGCGCGGCTGAACCCCAATGGAAGCCTGGACACGACCTTTGCGCAAAACGGTGCCGAACGGGGCGGCTACTACGGTCTGTTCAATGACGTGGTGCTGGAGCCGGATGGCGATATCGTCGCGGTGGGGTACGAGGGCCGCTTCGTCGCGAGCGGTGTGGTGCGGCGGTACCGCTCCGACGGTTCCCTACAGGCCGCAGCAACCGTGCGGTTCTCTGAGGGCAGCCCGGCGAGCCAGAACACCCTGAGTGACGTGTGGCTCCAGCCTGACGGCAAGCTGCTGGTGGGCGGTATGGGCCGGGCGGACAGCTCCAGCTCGGCCACGCAGTACGGTCTAGCCCGGCTTAAGCCAGACCTCAGCCTCGACCCCAGCTTCGGTACAGGGGGCCAGGTGCTGACGGGGCTGCCGGTCACCTTCTTGCCCGAGGGGCTTCCCGCCACGCCCCTCGGTGCGCTTTTGCAGCAGCCTGACGGCAAGATCATCGTGGTGAGCGGGCAGACCGCGCGCTACTGGCCTTAG
- a CDS encoding diacylglycerol kinase family protein yields MSDAPSFLSSPSCARYAAVLNPNAGRGLAARVWPRLEAELYARGLSFEPITEPSGSAALARVGALPPDVGILAVGGDGTVGALLPALVGTGRALGIVPLGSGNDFAGMLGLRAGDFRAALSRLAGPPQRVDALRATILAGEGAGTSRLLINGLGLGFDAQVAALMNRTPAALPGFGRYVWAALGALRDLRLTSVAVEVDGEELYVGPSALTAVMNGTRYGGGFHISPASDPRDGRLNVLASGPLTRRQLLALMGRVLPGRHLGHPQVYHRAGRVVTVRWAQPMALHLDGDPAGQVTALQVEVLPGAVTLLNGTGGPQPPHEP; encoded by the coding sequence GTGAGTGACGCGCCCTCTTTCCTGTCTTCCCCCTCCTGCGCGCGCTACGCCGCCGTTTTGAACCCCAACGCTGGGCGTGGACTGGCGGCGCGCGTGTGGCCACGGCTAGAAGCCGAGCTGTATGCCCGCGGGCTTTCTTTCGAGCCCATCACCGAGCCAAGCGGGTCAGCGGCCCTGGCACGGGTAGGGGCGCTCCCGCCGGACGTGGGGATCTTGGCCGTCGGTGGCGACGGCACAGTCGGCGCCCTGCTGCCGGCCTTGGTGGGCACCGGCAGAGCGCTGGGCATCGTGCCGCTGGGGAGCGGGAATGATTTTGCGGGCATGCTGGGCCTGCGAGCAGGAGACTTCAGGGCGGCGCTCAGCCGGCTCGCGGGCCCGCCGCAACGGGTAGACGCCTTGCGGGCCACCATCCTGGCAGGGGAAGGCGCCGGAACTTCGCGTCTCCTGATCAATGGGCTGGGCCTGGGCTTTGACGCGCAGGTCGCGGCCCTGATGAACCGCACTCCGGCCGCCCTGCCCGGTTTCGGCCGCTACGTTTGGGCGGCCCTCGGCGCACTGCGTGACCTGCGCCTAACATCCGTGGCGGTTGAGGTCGACGGGGAGGAACTGTATGTCGGGCCCAGCGCCCTGACCGCCGTGATGAACGGCACCCGCTACGGCGGCGGCTTTCACATCAGCCCGGCGTCAGACCCGAGAGACGGGCGCCTCAATGTGCTGGCGAGCGGCCCACTCACCCGCCGTCAGCTTCTGGCGTTGATGGGCCGCGTGTTGCCCGGCCGGCACCTGGGGCATCCGCAGGTGTACCACCGAGCGGGCCGCGTGGTCACGGTGCGCTGGGCACAGCCCATGGCGCTCCACCTCGACGGCGACCCGGCCGGGCAGGTGACCGCGCTCCAGGTGGAGGTGTTGCCGGGCGCCGTGACCCTCCTCAACGGTACCGGCGGCCCTCAACCTCCTCATGAACCCTGA
- the wecB gene encoding non-hydrolyzing UDP-N-acetylglucosamine 2-epimerase — protein sequence MSDPSGPKRIVLAFGTRPEATKMAPVYAALAQQPGLTPLILSTGQQRQMLDEALAVFGLTPDEDLNVMTERQTLADLTARIVPQAGRRLRELGADMVLVHGDTTTSFCVALSAFYEGIPVGHVEAGLRSGNLREPFPEEANRRLTGVLTTLDFAPTPGSRANLLREGKPEEGIFVTGQTAVDAVREVAGRVPLRPEWQARRAAGQRLVTVTMHRRENLPVMGEMAQALAAVARAHPECYFVYPVHLNPAVQEAVRPALSDLPNFELTDPLDYANMAPLMAASTLLATDSGGLQEEGAALGVPVAVLRNVTERPEGVEAGVLVLAGNDPQQMRAVLSDLLSDETRLARMREARNPYGDGQAARRIAQAIAWFFGQAERPADWA from the coding sequence ATGAGTGACCCGAGTGGACCCAAACGCATCGTCCTGGCTTTCGGCACGCGGCCTGAGGCGACCAAGATGGCGCCCGTCTATGCGGCGCTGGCGCAGCAGCCCGGCCTGACACCGCTCATTCTCTCCACCGGCCAGCAGCGCCAGATGCTCGATGAGGCGCTGGCCGTCTTCGGTCTCACTCCCGATGAGGACCTGAACGTGATGACCGAACGGCAGACCCTTGCGGACCTGACCGCCCGCATCGTGCCGCAGGCCGGGCGCCGGTTGCGTGAGCTGGGCGCCGATATGGTCTTGGTGCACGGGGATACGACGACCTCCTTTTGCGTGGCCCTCAGCGCCTTTTACGAGGGGATTCCGGTGGGGCACGTTGAAGCGGGGCTGCGCAGCGGCAACCTGCGGGAACCCTTTCCCGAGGAGGCCAACCGCCGCCTGACGGGCGTGCTGACCACCCTGGACTTCGCGCCCACCCCGGGGAGCCGGGCCAACCTGCTGCGCGAGGGCAAGCCCGAAGAGGGCATCTTTGTGACCGGGCAAACTGCGGTAGACGCTGTGCGCGAGGTGGCCGGGCGGGTTCCCCTGCGCCCCGAATGGCAGGCCCGGCGGGCAGCCGGGCAGCGCCTGGTCACCGTGACCATGCACCGGCGCGAGAACCTGCCCGTGATGGGGGAGATGGCGCAGGCCCTGGCCGCGGTGGCGCGCGCTCATCCCGAGTGCTACTTCGTGTATCCGGTGCACCTGAATCCGGCGGTGCAGGAGGCGGTGCGCCCCGCCCTGAGTGACCTTCCCAACTTCGAACTGACAGACCCCCTGGACTACGCGAACATGGCGCCCCTGATGGCCGCTTCCACCCTGCTGGCCACCGACAGCGGCGGCCTTCAGGAGGAGGGCGCGGCGCTCGGCGTGCCGGTCGCCGTGCTGCGCAACGTGACCGAGCGGCCCGAGGGGGTAGAGGCGGGCGTGCTGGTGCTTGCCGGAAATGATCCCCAGCAGATGCGCGCTGTCCTCAGCGACCTGCTGAGCGACGAAACGCGCCTGGCCCGGATGCGCGAGGCCCGCAATCCGTACGGGGACGGGCAGGCTGCCCGGCGGATTGCGCAGGCCATCGCCTGGTTTTTCGGACAAGCCGAGCGCCCCGCCGATTGGGCCTAA